The region TCTTCGCCGCGGCTTGCAGGTCCAGCCCTTGAGGAGCGGTGCCGAACACGGCCGCGTAGATTTGCGGCCGGGTGGCGCAGTAGCGCTGGATGACATCCAGGCCTTTCTGGATCGGCGCCTGGGTCACCCGCGTGCGCAGGTCTGCCGCTTCGGCCTCGCAGTTGGCGTACTGGGCAGGCAGATACTTGGCCAGCAGGGGATAGCTGTCCTCTTCGCCCTCCGCGCAACGGCGCAGATCCTCGGCGCGGACCTTGGCGGGAGAGGCGTCCGGATCGCGATTGCCCTCGGCATCCTCACCCCGCAGCACGCTCCCGACACAACCGTCCAGAATCATCGAACCTTGAAGCGCGTAAGACGACTCGCCCAGGCCGATGTGCCGCAAGGTATCCTGCAGGCGCGCGACGGCCAGTTTGTCGTTCAGGTCCTTATCCTGCTTTTCCAGGGCCAGGCTGGCCAGGGCCGCGGTGGCGAGCACCGCGGCAGACAGCAGGACCAGGGCAGCGCGCCCGGGCCGCAAGTCTTCGCAGAAGCGTGCCACCAGGGCCAGCACGAAGCCGGCGGCAAGGCCGCCGAAGTGCGCCGCGTTATCGATGGAGAAGACCGTGCCGGCGGCGAACGTCAGCACCAGGCTCATCGCCAGGTTCTTCATCGGGAAGTGGACGCGGCCGCTGTTGCGGTCAGCCAGGGAGTAGGCCATCGCGGCGCCGAACAGGCCCAGTATCGCGCCCGAAGCCCCGCAGCTGACCATCAGCTCGTTCTGATTCCACAGGGCGGTCGTCAAGCTGCCCCAGAGTCCGGACAACACATAGATGCCCAGAAACATCGGCCAGCGCATGCGCGGCTCCAGCACCAGGCCCAGCGACCACAAAGCCAGCATGTTCATGGCCAGGTGCGTAAAGCCCACGTGCAGGAACATGCTGGTGAACAGGCGCCAGTATTCGCCGGACAGGGTCAGCGGCGGGACGTTGGCGCCCCAGTCGATCAGGAAAGAGCTTTGGCTGAGCGATTCGAAAGCGCGGGAATCCAGCAAGCCCAGGCCAAGATAGACCGCGATGTTGGCGATGACCAGCAGGATGGTGATCTTGCTGGCCCTGAGGACGGGAAGCAAGGACGGGCG is a window of Bordetella sp. N DNA encoding:
- a CDS encoding rhomboid family intramembrane serine protease, producing MPSPGRPSLLPVLRASKITILLVIANIAVYLGLGLLDSRAFESLSQSSFLIDWGANVPPLTLSGEYWRLFTSMFLHVGFTHLAMNMLALWSLGLVLEPRMRWPMFLGIYVLSGLWGSLTTALWNQNELMVSCGASGAILGLFGAAMAYSLADRNSGRVHFPMKNLAMSLVLTFAAGTVFSIDNAAHFGGLAAGFVLALVARFCEDLRPGRAALVLLSAAVLATAALASLALEKQDKDLNDKLAVARLQDTLRHIGLGESSYALQGSMILDGCVGSVLRGEDAEGNRDPDASPAKVRAEDLRRCAEGEEDSYPLLAKYLPAQYANCEAEAADLRTRVTQAPIQKGLDVIQRYCATRPQIYAAVFGTAPQGLDLQAAAKNRSDIEDLLSGNGDDAPAHPYGEPLSINDAYPSYATIALLQSAGPMATGIVRESGCPYWSCSR